The DNA sequence TGTTTTATATCCTTGGATAAAAAAGTCCCAAAAAATAAATTTTGGTATTCACCAATTACCTTCTGAAAAGAGTATAGATAAATTGCATCCATTTAAAGTTATTGGCATAGCATTGGATTTTACTAAAGGCGATCAGCGGGTTTTGAATTACTTACCAATTTTCGCTGATATTAATTCACGTATCGTATTGTTTCATGTTACTGAAAGTGCTTCTGCGAACTATAACGGAAAATTAGCGAATGATTACGAAGTGAAGTTTGATCAAAATAAATTGGATGATTATAAAAATTTTCTACTTAAGGAAGGATATATGAATGTCGAGACTAAATTAGGATTTGGTAATCCTACTATTTCACTTCCTAAATTAATTAATGATACTAAAGTTGATGTCTTACTAATGGCAAAACATGAATATAAAGGAATCCCTGATTTTACGTTTGGTATAATGTCTAATCGATTAAGCAATAAAACAAACGTTCCTATTTTAGTAGTATAAATTTGAATTTAGATTATTTTTACTTCTATATTTAGCTTTATAATGATCATTTCAAACATCAAAATACATGGTTTTACAATTATTTAAATCAATTGTAAAATGAACTCTAACTTTTCATCCTACCTTATAAAATTTATACACGAGTTAATCTTTAATAAATTTACTATTCATGAGAATATTTTTTAATTTAATACTTATTTTTTTGGTGTTTTTCAGTATTGGTACAGAAACCTATAATTACGTCTACGGTGAAATACATCCATCGATCTTAAATGAAAAATCCAAATTCAATCGATTGATTTATTATTACAGCTATTTTACTGTTCAATCTAATATTGCGGTTGGTATTAGCTCTTTATTCTTGCTTTTCAAACCTGATTATTCTAAAAAATGGTTTCGCATTTTAAGAATAGACGGTATTATTTGTATAGTTATTACATGCATCGTTTATAATTTAATGCTCAGGCATGATCATAATGTAAAAGGTATTATGCGATTTACCAATGAAGCTTTGCATGTATTCATACCTTTTTTGGCTGTATTGTATTGGTTATTATACGGTCCTAGAAAATTATTAGATAAAAAAACTACTTTTTTTGCAATTATTCCTCCTTTAATTTATGTTATATATATTTTTATAAGAGGTCATTTCACCAATATGTATCCTTATCCATTTTTGGACGCCGATGAAATAGGCTTACTACAAGCTTTATTGAATACCGGGACTATTGTGTTGTTATTTTTATTTCTAGAATTTATCCTTATTTATATAGATAATTTATTGATAAAAAAGGATCAATCTTAAATTAAAGTTTTACATTTTAGAATTGTGGAAGGTACTTATTTAAAATAAAAAAGACTGCATAATGCAGTCTTTTTTATATATACTATTTTGAAATTATAATCGTATAAATCCGGTTATTTTAACTTCAGGATCAATTGATTTTACATAATCTTCAACTGAAGTTTTTTCACCCATAATATAATCTTGTTTTAACAAAGTGTTATCTTTAAAGAACTTGTTAAGTTTTCCTTTGGCTATATTTTCAAGCATAGCTTCCGGTTTTCCTTCTTGACGTAATTGATCTTTAGCAATTTCAAGTTCTTTTTCAATTACACTTGAATCCACCTGAGTTTCATCTAATGCAATAGGATTCATAGCTGCAACTTGCATAGAAATATTTTTAGCTACTTCTGCTGCCTGATCAAAAGACTTTGATAAACCAACTGCTGAAGCTATTTTATTTCCCGCATGTATATAGGAACCTACAAATGGAGCTTCCAAAGTTTTAAATCCGGATATTTCAATTTTTTCACCGATTACACCTGTTTGTTCTATAAGCTTTTCACTTACAGGAATACCATTGAAATCGGCAGCTAATAATTCTTCTTTTGTATTGAAATTTAAAGCAAGATTTGCAAAATCCTTAGCTAATTTAACAAAATCTTCGTTTTTTGCAACAAAGTCAGTTTCACAACTTAATTTTATTACAAC is a window from the Apibacter sp. B3706 genome containing:
- the tsf gene encoding translation elongation factor Ts → MSYSPKAADVAKLRNATGAGMMDSKKALVEAEGDFDKAVDLLRKKGQKVAANRADRENLEGAVIAAVNESNTKAVVIKLSCETDFVAKNEDFVKLAKDFANLALNFNTKEELLAADFNGIPVSEKLIEQTGVIGEKIEISGFKTLEAPFVGSYIHAGNKIASAVGLSKSFDQAAEVAKNISMQVAAMNPIALDETQVDSSVIEKELEIAKDQLRQEGKPEAMLENIAKGKLNKFFKDNTLLKQDYIMGEKTSVEDYVKSIDPEVKITGFIRL
- a CDS encoding Pr6Pr family membrane protein → MRIFFNLILIFLVFFSIGTETYNYVYGEIHPSILNEKSKFNRLIYYYSYFTVQSNIAVGISSLFLLFKPDYSKKWFRILRIDGIICIVITCIVYNLMLRHDHNVKGIMRFTNEALHVFIPFLAVLYWLLYGPRKLLDKKTTFFAIIPPLIYVIYIFIRGHFTNMYPYPFLDADEIGLLQALLNTGTIVLLFLFLEFILIYIDNLLIKKDQS